In Cardinium endosymbiont of Culicoides punctatus, the genomic window GCAATCATGATAGTCATTGATAGCATAAATAAAGGTAACGCTTGGGCTAAGTAAAATCATATATTTGTACCACCACCCAAAATTCTAATACTGCTTTAGGCCAGATAGAAGGTAATAATTATAGAGAAAAGTTTCTTTATAAAGACAAAAATATCGTCCTTATAGGACTTAATTTCTCTAGTAAAATTCGTAATGTTGAACAAAAATTTGATTTTACCATCTACGATGAAGAAGGTAATCAAATTACTAAAGATGCTATTCTTGGTAACCGTCAGCATGTACATGGTAAGGAAGTTAACAGACAACGAGGATAATAAACATTTTACACAATCTTGCCAAAAGCATCCTTAAAACGGTCGTTTTAAGAATAAAAAATCAAGATAAAGAATTTCTCTATCCAATCTTTATGACTAGAAAAAGCAAAAATATTTATAATTTATCTGTAGACAGGTTTTTAATTTCTCGTTCTGTAAGACCAGTAATGCGAGAAATTTTGACTATATCAAATCCTTCTGCTAGCATTTCTTGTGCTATTTTATATTTCTCTTCCTGTCTTCCTTTCTTTAATCCAAGTTGCTCACCTTGTTGTATTAGTCTTGTTGCTGCTGTCATAACTAATTCTTTAGTTTCTGGGTTGATAGATTTTAACGTTTCTAAGATATCATTATCCTCAGCTATAGCTAAGATATATAAAAATGTGTTTTCATAATATTGCGTATCGTATAGATCACTACATGATAATAAATATTTCAAAAACTCAT contains:
- a CDS encoding PD-(D/E)XK nuclease domain-containing protein; this encodes MCTTTQNSNTALGQIEGNNYREKFLYKDKNIVLIGLNFSSKIRNVEQKFDFTIYDEEGNQITKDAILGNRQHVHGKEVNRQRG